One genomic window of Solanum stenotomum isolate F172 chromosome 9, ASM1918654v1, whole genome shotgun sequence includes the following:
- the LOC125876288 gene encoding receptor-like serine/threonine-protein kinase At1g78530, whose amino-acid sequence MANSKNIALYVTICVVSFIISKIIMTIVCYRRWKRKQMVVQDSLSGGKLVMFQSPKMNTLKSNMFLKRTMKLTNKDIIGSGGYGIVYKLTINESISFAVKRLNRISAEQDRGFERELEAMGDIKHRNIVTLHGYYSTIQYNLLIYELMTNGSLDEVLHGKSAARKVLDWPSRYKIAVGAARGLSYLHHDCIPHIIHRDIKSSNILLDHNMEARVSDFGLATLMEPDKTHVSTLVAGTFGYLAPEYFDTGKATVKGDVYSFGVVLLELLTGKKPSDEAFLEEGTRLVTWVKTVVQEKREEYVLDKNLEEFPIDEINHVFNIALMCLEADPSNRPTMAQVVIMLEQIKINALA is encoded by the exons ATggcaaattcaaaaaatattgcaCTCTATGTAACAATATGTGTGGTTTCTTTTATCATCTCGAAGATTATTATGACAATCGTCTGTTACCGTAGATGGAAGAGAAAGCAAATGGTTGTTCAAGACAGCTTATCTG GTGGAAAGCTAGTGATGTTTCAGTCGCCAAAAATGAACACGTTGAAGTCCAACATGTTCTTGAAAAGGACCATGAAGCTGACTAACAAAGATATTATAGGATCAGGAGGCTATGGAATTGTCTATAAACTGACAATTAACGAATCAATTTCTTTCGCGGTAAAGAGGTTAAACAGAATAAGTGCAGAACAAGACAGAGGTTTTGAAAGAGAGTTGGAGGCAATGGGGGACATAAAGCATCGAAATATAGTGACACTTCATGGATACTACAGTACAATTCAGTATAACCTTCTGATATATGAGCTTATGACTAATGGAAGTTTAGATGAAGTACTTCATG GAAAATCGGCTGccaggaaggttttggattggCCTTCAAGATATAAAATAGCAGTAGGAGCAGCAAGAGGATTATCATATCTACATCACGACTGCATCCCTCACATTATCCACAGAGATATTAAGTCAAGCAATATCTTGTTGGATCATAACATGGAGGCTCGAGTATCTGATTTTGGACTAGCCACTCTGATGGAACCAGATAAGACGCATGTTTCAACTTTGGTAGCTGGAACTTTTGGATATTTGGCTCCTG AATATTTTGACACCGGAAAAGCAACAGTAAAAGGAGATGTTTACAGCTTTGGAGTTGTCTTACTGGAACTTCTAACTGGGAAAAAGCCATCAGATGAAGCATTTTTGGAGGAAGGAACCAGGCTTGTAACTTGG GTGAAGACAGTTGTtcaagagaaaagagaagagtaTGTACTTGACAAAAACTTAGAAGAGTTTCCCATAGATGAAATTAACCATGTATTTAACATTGCATTGATGTGCCTTGAGGCAGATCCAAGTAACAGACCTACTATGGCACAAGTCGTTATAATGCTTGAGCAAATAAAGATAAATGCTTTGGCATGA
- the LOC125876290 gene encoding fatty-acid-binding protein 3, chloroplastic produces the protein MAAAGAISVWISTSTPTKITAFNTKPRISYPLKLSRNGIYPLSTFEKNGQHEQNFTIKAAASSSVGSAEYTEEPATKVKFQRSLSLPGCSTSLSLLGTGYREKVFAIIGVKVYAAGLYVNDSVFSRLDAWRGCSAADIQQDPSLFNKIFEADLEKSLLIVLVRDIDGKTFWDALDEAISPRIKSPTADDKSALYTFRGVFQGKPLKKETSIFLTWVDPTKMLVSLSFDGMPSSVDATIESPNVASALFDVFLGGDPVSPTLKASVAKGLEATLK, from the exons atGGCAGCAGCTGGAGCCATTTCAGTATGGATTTCAACATCAACACCCACAAAGATCACTGCTTTTAACACCAAACCAAGAATTTCTTATCCTCTTAAACTTTCAAGAAATGGTATTTATCCCTTATCcacatttgagaaaaatggcCAACATGAACAAAATTTCACAATCAAAGCTGCTGCCTCCTCTTCTG TTGGAAGTGCAGAATACACAGAAGAACCAGCTACTAAGGTGAAATTTCAAAGATCATTGAGCCTACCTGGTTGCTCTACTTCATTGTCATTGCTTGGAACTG GATACAGGGAAAAGGTTTTTGCAATTATTGGTGTCAAGGTCTATGCTGCAGGCCTCTATGTCAATGACTCTGTCTTTAGTAGATTAGATGCCTGGCGAGGATGTTCTGCTGCAGATATTCAACAGGATCCTTCCTTGTTCAACAAGATCTTTGAAG CCGATCTGGAGAAATCTTTACTTATTGTGCTGGTCAGAGATATTGATGGTAAAACTTTCTGGGATGCCTTAGATGAAGCCATTTCTCCAAGAATCAAATCCCCTACTGCCGATGATAAGTCTGCTCTTTATACATTCCGTGGTGTCTTTCAAGGGAAACCTCTTAAGAAAGAAACTTCCATATTTTTGACTTGGGTTGACCCAACAAAAATGCTT GTTTCACTCTCTTTTGATGGGATGCCTTCCTCGGTTGATGCAACTATTGAGTCACCAAATGTTGCATCAGCTCTCTTCGACGTATTTCTTGGAGGTGATCCAGTTTCTCCTACACTGAAAGCATCAGTCGCCAAAGGATTGGAAGCTACGCTCAAGTGA
- the LOC125876294 gene encoding glucan endo-1,3-beta-glucosidase-like → MAKAILTLLFLLSSYFSAGSLTLVDGQKTWCVARPSSDEMALEQNIVFAYKYVNCNIFNEGGPCFSPDNSMNHASIAMNLYYQSKGRNFWNCNFGNSGLVVLTDPSYGGCIYG, encoded by the exons ATGGCTAAAGCAATTCTCACCCTTCTATTCCTTCTCTCGTCCTACTTCTCAG CAGGGAGTCTGACATTAGTGGATGGACAG AAGACTTGGTGTGTGGCTAGACCTTCATCAGATGAGATGGCACTTGAGCAAAACATAGTTTTTGCATATAAATATGTGAATTGCAATATATTTAACGAGGGTGGTCCTTGTTTTTCACCAGATAATTCGATGAATCATGCTTCTATTGCCATGAATTTGTACTATCAATCTAAAGGAAGGAATTTTTGGAATTGTAACTTTGGTAATTCTGGCCTTGTTGTCTTGACTGATCCAA GTTATGGTGGCTGCatctatgggtga
- the LOC125876287 gene encoding solanesyl diphosphate synthase 1, chloroplastic-like — protein MMSVSCHNLEIGRTPLESLACGCSFSKGVLRNVSRRFNGKKLLSCRQEFGRISTKASLTGLAPVLDLNKSAKPISLTNVFEVVADDLLTLNKNLQNIVGAENPVLMSAAEQIFGAGGKRVRPALVFLVSRATAEMSGLKELTTKHRRLAEIIEMIHTASLIHDDVLDESDTRRGKETVHQLYGTRVAVLAGDFMFAQSSWYLANLENLEVIKLISQVIKDFASGEIKQASNLFDCDVGLDEYLLKSYYKTASLIAASTKGAAIFSEVGSDISEQMFQYGRNLGLSFQIVDDILDFTQSAEQLGKPAGSDLAKGNLTAPVLFALEKEPNLRNIIESEFHDTGSLKEAINLVKTCGGIQRAQDLAKEKADLAMQNLKCLPSSPFRAALEEIVKYNLERIE, from the exons ATGATGTCTGTGAGTTGCCATAATCTTGAAATTGGGAGAACCCCATTGGAGTCTTTGGCTTGTGGATGTTCTTTTTCAAAGGGTGTTTTGAGAAATGTAAGTAGAAGATTCAATGGGAAGAAGTTGTTGTCTTGCAGACAAGAATTTGGGCGTATCTCAACTAAGGCTTCACTTACTG GGTTGGCACCAGTTTTGGATTTGAATAAGTCAGCAAAGCCTATTTCATTGACTAATGTTTTTGAAGTGGTTGCTGATGACCTACTTACATTAAACAAGAACTTGCAGAAT ATTGTTGGCGCAGAGAACCCAGTTTTGATGTCTGCAGCTGAGCAGATTTTTGGTGCTGGTGGCAAAAGGGTGAGACCTGCTTTAGTGTTCCTAGTGTCAAGGGCCACAGCAGAAATGTCTGGCTTAAA GGAACTCACCACAAAACACAGAAGGTTAGCTGAAATCATTGAAATGATCCATACTGCAAGCTTGATACATGATGACGTGTTAGATGAAAGTGACACACGAAGAG GAAAGGAGACTGTTCACCAATTATATGGTACTAGAGTGGCAGTACTGGCTGGTGATTTTATGTTTGCACAGTCGTCCTGGTACCTAGCTaaccttgaaaaccttgaagTCATAAAACTCATCAGTCAG GTTATTAAAGACTTTGCAAGTGGTGAAATAAAGCAGGCCTCTAATTTGTTCGACTGTGATGTTGGACTGGATGAATATTTGCTCAAGAGTTACTATAAAACGGCCTCCCTGATTGCTGCAAGCACCAAAGGAGCTGCCATTTTCAGTGAGGTTGGCAGTGATATTAGTGAACAAATGTTTCAATATGGGAGGAATCTTGGTTTATCGTTCCAGATTGTTGATGACATATTGGACTTCACACAATCAGCAGAACAACTGGGAAAGCCAGCTGGAAGTGACTTAGCCAAGGGAAACCTTACTGCACCAGTACTTTTTGCATTAGAGAAAGAGCCAAACCTTAGGAATATAATCGAATCAGAATTTCACGATACTGGTTCTCTCAAGGAGGCCATCAATCTGGTGAAGACCTGTGGGGGAATTCAACGAGCACAAGATTTGGCAAAGGAGAAAGCTGATTTAGCAATGCAGAACCTAAAATGCCTTCCGTCTAGTCCTTTCCGAGCAGCACTTGAGGAAATCGTGAAGTATAATCTGGAGAGAATTGAATAG
- the LOC125876293 gene encoding uncharacterized protein LOC125876293: protein MRLFQYLSQWKSKAKDGIQQSLLIAKFLCLLHVTNNYVFSPVMVYGPSMLPTLNLTGDVLLVEHLSPLLDKLGPGDVILVRSPENPRKTVTKRIIGMEGDTVTFLADPSRSDRYISLKVPKGHVWIQGDNIFDSKDSRQLGPIPCGLILGKVLYRVWPPEGFGSL, encoded by the exons ATGCGATTGTTTCAGTACTTGAGTCAATGGAAATCCAAAGCCAAGGACGGAATTCAACAATCACTTCTTATCGCCAAATTCCTCTGCTTATTACATGTCACAAACAACTACGTTTTCTCTCCAGTAATG GTGTACGGTCCGAGCATGTTGCCGACCCTGAATCTTACCGGTGACGTTTTGCTGGTTGAACATTTGTCGCCGTTGTTGGATAAGTTGGGACCCGGAGATGTAATCCTTGTTCGGTCACCTGAGAACCCTAGAAAGACTGTAACTAAACGAATTATTGGTATGGAGGGTGATACTGTCACTTTTCTAGCTGACCCTTCAAGAAGTGACCGATATATTAGCTTAAAG GTTCCAAAGGGGCATGTTTGGATTCAGGGAGATAACATCTTTGATTCGAAGGATTCACGGCAACTGGGGCCAATTCCTTGTGGCCTTATCCTGGGAAAAGTGTTGTATAGA GTGTGGCCGCCAGAGGGCTTTGGCTCGTTATGA